In the genome of Marinomonas algicola, the window CAGTTTACGAATGTCCACTTTACCGACTAGAGCAGAAATATCTTGGTTATTTTCATCCCCAGGTTCGGTTTTCGAAATGGCAATTTGCTTTATAGCGGAAGGGTAAATTTTAATCACTTTAAATTGTCGAATGTCACCGTTGTATTCAATTAACCGTTTCGCGGCCCATGGAGACATACTGTTTTTTAAATACCGTGTCGAAATACCGTACTCATCTTGCAGTATGTCACCGTCTTCATGCGCGTCAAATAATGACAAAGGTGATTCAAAAACGGGGGAATCTTTAATGGCATAAAAAGGTTGGGCTTGCATCAGCTCTTTTAACTTTTCAGCAAGCGATGACTTACCGCCACCAACAGGGCCCAATAAATACAAAACCTGTTTAGACTCTTCTAAGCCTTGGGAGGCATGGGTTAAAAACGCGACGATACGCTCAATGCACTCTTCCATTCCATAAAAAGATTTAAATGCAGGGTACTGTTTAATGACTTTATTGGAGAATATGCGACTCATTCTAGAGTCTTTCGATGTATCAATTAAAATTGGATTGCCAATGGCTTTCAACAACCTTTCTGCTGGAGACGCATACGCATCTTGGTCAGATTTGCAGAGCAACAAATACTCATCAAGCGTCATCTCTTCTTCTTTTTGAGCATCGTAGCGTGACTGGATATGATCAAATATACTCATGATAACCCCCCAAGCCGTTGCGATACATGGGTCTCACATTGGCCTATATAGATCGAATTCTGCTAAAAGCACAACAGAAGAAGCAAAAGAGGCATGGCTTTGATACTCACCTGCTTTATTCTATTTAGCTTTTATACAAACCACTTTATAGGTGTAGCACACAAATAAGCTTACTCAAGGATGGTTTTTTTATAGGATCAAAGAAAAACATCGATTCACTAATCGCAACTAATTGTCCTGTAATCATTTTAATGCATCGAGAGCACAAACTTAAAAAAAGTAAACTTAACAATTGTTTACGTCATATGGATACTAAAGTTAATCTATCAATACCCATTGATCTTTTTATGCAGATGAAGAATAGTAATTACTGACGTTTTATTTAGCCTATACGATGGAATAAGAATATGTTTTTTGATTTTGACAATTTAACAGCAAATCAGCGCTATCATTTGATAACCCAAACCATAACGCCTCGACCAATCGCGTGGATTTTGACCAAAAATGATTCAGGTAGCATTAACCTAGCCCCTTTTTCTTACTTTAATGCCATTGGCTCAGATCCCGCTTTGCTTGTTGTTTCTATTGGTAATAAATCTGAAACCATTGGCAAAGATACTAAAGTCAATCTATTAAGAGAAAAGGAATGTGTTTTGCATATTCCTTCAGAAGCCTTAGCGGAAGCCGTTAATATGAGCGCCTCTTCTTTGCCCTATGGTGAATCAGAAATTGACTTATGTGAGCTCAGCTTAGCGCCTTTTAGTGACTCTCTTCCTCGAGTAGCTGAAGCAAAAGTCGCCTTACACTGCCGTCTTTACGATGTTCACACTGTTGGAGATTCGGCATTTGAAGCATTTTATCTAGAAATTATAGGAATGCATGTTGAAAACGACATCGTCACTCAAGAAGGACATCATACATTTATAGACAGTACTATGCTTAAACCGTTAGGTAGACTTGGCGGAAATGACTTTGCGGCATTTGGTGGCAAAATCACAATAAAACGACCTTCTTAATTTATAAGGAACCTGTATGGATGTTGCAAATATTGTTAGACAATTACCTTTTTTAGAAAACACGTCTGAATCCATTATTGAGCGAATTATCTCTATGGCAAGGTTAGTCACCTTGACTAAAGATAACGTGCTTATTAAACACTCTGATCAAGGTAATACACTGTACTTTTTAGTTGAGGGAAAAGTGTCTATTTCGATTCCTTCCAAAGAGACTAAAGAAGAACATGAAGTTGGCTCAATCAGTGAGACAAACACTCCGATAGGTTGGTCTGCGTTACGTTATCCTTCACGCTATGCCACTACATTCACCACCTTAGAAGACACCACTTTAATCTCTTTGCCCATAGTAGACTTAAAAACACTGCTTGATAACGAACTTGAATTCGGCAACCAATTTTTACATTTTGTGTACCAAACTTGTCTTTCTGTATTGGCCGATATTCAAAATAAAACCAAGCCATTTTTTTCTAATGAATCATTAGCTTTTGAAGAAACTCGCCCTTTTATTAAAGACGATTTAAGCAACCATAACTTTGCTAAGGCGAAAGAGATTCTAGACGCTTCCTCTTTTTTTGAGAGCTTTACCGAATCAGATATTACATTATTCGCTAAGGCATCCCAACAACTCTTGGTTCATCAAGGTGACATCATAAGCCAACAGAATCAATACGCCGACGGCCTTTATTTTCTTCTAAACGGTAAGGTTATTGTGAGATATCAAACCGAAACCGGAGACATCCTTACCACTAGAACGATTTCTCGAAAAAGTGCGCTTCTTGGTTGGTGTACAACAGATAAAGACATTCTAAATAGAACCTCAATGATCGCCTCAAGAGACAGTACTATTTTGTATATATCGAGAGAAGATGTCAGACAAATATTACTGGCCAATGCGTCGCTTAATATAAAATATTGGTATCGACTCATATGGTTAGTAGGTACACATTTACTGGCGGCTCGAATGCGTTACCTATCACAAACATCAAATAATGAAGTTTTTGCGGTAACCAATGTGGTAGAGCAAAATGCGGCATTACTTCCAGTAACGTCCCCTTTGTATAAAATTGGTGAACTGCTAAAAAGCCCCGTTACAACCGATGAAGCGTTCGGGCTCCTCTACAAAAGTTTGCATTTTGGAAATATGCTTGAAAGAACCATTTCTGGAATGTGTTTAGACATTTTAAGAGATGTACAAAGAGAGAACGGTTTCTATAGACATCTACAACGTGCCTACGATGAAATCACTCAATTACCAAGTGACACTCCAGCTACGGACGTTCGTCGTAAAAGTGTCTCTCTCTTTGAGCAGGCGTTTCATCAAGTGCCATATGTGATAAAAGGTTTAGAGAACTTACCCAAAAAGCCCGGTAGTTTATTCATCTATAATCACTTAAGTCATTCCTCCAGTACTTGCCTTCCAAATGGCTTTCAATTCCCTCTAGATGCTCAGTTTATCAGCAGCATGATATTAGATAAACAATATGGGGTGGCGGGTGTTAGAGTGGTCAGAAGAAGTCAAAAAAATGAACTCTGGAGAGATGATTATTACAAACGCTTTGGTAATTTGTTTGTCAATTCATGGGAGTCATTGGACTCAGATGAGGAACTAAACCAACTCTTCCTTCAAGCCGGTCAAGCCGTGATAAAATCCAATACACCTTTGCTCATTGCCCCTGAAGGACGATCCTTTAGTACGGATGAATCACCTGGCGAAATGCGTTCATCCATTTTCGAGCTTGCGGCCTCAATGGGAACGGAAGAGCCTTGGATCGTCCCCATTGCCGTTGCACACTTTGATAAAAGAGTGGATCACACTGTCTATTCTGTCGTCATTAAACCTGCATTTAAGCTTTCAAGTAGTATTGATATAACCAAGCCTGATGCCGTGCAGACCTTTGTTCAAGACTATAAAACCACCTTTAGAGGCTACGTAGAAGAAGCGATTCAACTGGCAGCAGAGATCAGCACAACACCAGATTTAAGCTCTCAAGAAGGGTATCGCTCAAATGTCAAAAAACTAAATCAATTAGAAGTTGAGTTTGAGTCAGATGTACGTGAACTGGAATTCCGCTTATCAAAAAATCCAGATGATGCTAATCCAGTGGCATTTTATGGTTCAACTACCATACGTAATTGGCCCGATCTGTCTTCTCAGCTTGGGCGTAATGATATTGTTAATCTAGGTTTCTCAGCCGCAACGCTTGAAGCTTGCGTTTACTATTTTGAACGAATTGTACTGCCTCAAAAACCCCGTTCTATCGTGCTATACGCTGGCGATAATGACATTGGTAACTTACATAGCAGTAACCGAGTATTAGAACTTTACATTGAATTATTGCAGAAAATAGACTCTCACTTGCCACATATCCCAGTCACCATTATTAGTATAAAACCGAGTTTATCACGATCACCACAATACGACACCATAACCAAAACCAATGAGGGCTTAAGAAGATTGGCAAAAACAAGACCAAACACGGAATATTTAGACTTATTTTCATTGCTTTTAGATCGCTCGGGCACGATAAAAACCAATTTATTTGAAGATGATTTGTTGCATCTCAATACACGAGGCTACAAAATTTGGTCAAAACAGGTAAAATCATTACAACATTTTATTTTTGATCGCATGACAGAGTAAAATCTGATGCATGACAATACTACATAATAAATTTAATCTTGGAAAAACTATGACTGACTCCAAATTTAGACTGGTAACCCGCAGTGATTTCGATGGCCTTGTTTGCGCTGTCCTTTTGAAAGACCTTGATTTAATTGATGACATTTTATTCGTTCATCCGAAAGACATGCAAGATGGTAAAATAAACATTACTTCAAACGACATTACAACTAACTTACCTTATGTGCCAGGTTGTCACATTGCATTTGATCACCATTTAAGTGAAACGGTTCGTAATGATAAAAATATATCAAATCATGTAATAGACCCTAATGCCCCATCAGCGGCCAGAGTTGTCTATGATTATTACGGCGGACTAGAACGGTTCCCTAATATTTCTACGGACATGATGGATGCGGTAGATAAAGGGGACGCCGCCCAATTTTCTGAAGAGGAAGTATTAAACCCCACTGATTGGGTATTAATGAACTTTATTATGGATGCCAGAACCGGCCTCGGTCGCTTTAGAGAGTTCAAGGTATCAAACTATCAATTAATGATGCATTTAATTGATTGTTGTAAAGACATGGACATCAAAGAGATCTTGCAATTAGACGATGTCGCTGAACGTGTAGAGCTTTATAACAAACATAATGTGTTAGCAAAAGAGCAAATTGCTCGTTGTGCAACACGGCATAAGAACCTAATTGTCTTAGACCTTACACAGGAAGAGACTATTTACGCAACGAATCGTTTTGTCATTTATGCCATGTATCCCGACTGCAATATCTCCATTCATAAAATGTGGGGGTTAAAACAGCAAAATACGGTTTACGCCATTGGCAAATCTATCTTAAACCGTTCTTCCAATACAAATGTTGGTGAGCTTTGCTTACAATACGATGGTGGAGGCCATTTAAATGCGGGGACGTGTCAGGTTGACAACGATAAAGCCGACTCGGTGTTAATAGAACTCATTCAAAAAATTAACGCCGACGGATAGTCTTTTTATGGAAGCAAGCTCATCGATCTTGTTGAGCTTGCTTGTTATTACACTTCCTTGTCCTGATTTCTTTTTAGTAACTCATAAACCTTATCACTTACCATCGGCCGATAAAAATAATAACCTTGCAAGTAATCGCAGCCAAACTCTTTTAACATTGACCATTGCGCTTGATTTTCAACACCTTCAGCCACAACCTTCATCGACATACTGACAGCTAATGCAATGATTGCTTTTGCAACATCGTGGTCAAAATTATCAGTCGTAATACCATCAATAAAAGATCGATCAATTTTCAATACATCGGCATTTAACTTTTTCAAATACCCCAAAGAGGTATAACCTGAACCAAAGTCATCGATAGAGGACGTGACGCCCATTCTAAACAATTGATTTAGCACCAAAGTAGCGTTGTCAGGGTCCATCATCATGGCCGTCTCGGTAACCTCAACTTGCAACAAATTGACTAAATAAGGCTGCTCTTGCATGAGCGCTTCAAACGTTCGCAATAAACTGGGGAGGCTGATATGGGATGCCGAAATATTGATTGAAACGGGGCACAAGCGCAGTCCTTTTCGCTTCCATTCTTTTTGCTGTCTAGCAACTTCATGTATCACCCAATCATCAAGATACTGTATTAGGTTTGTTTCTTCTGCAATGGGTATAAAGTCATCTGGAGGTATCATGCCTTTTTCTGGATGATTCCAACGAACCAAAGCTTCAAGGCTGCGAATGTTGCCAGTACTCGCATCAACAATGGGCTGATAGAATAAAACCAATTGATCCTTCTTAATCCCTTCCCTGAGAAGAGATTCAATTAACATTCTGTCTGGTGTCGCCTCTTTTAAAAATTCATTATGCCAAAAACGATAACACCCTTTACCCGCATTTTTCGCTTTATATAAAGCTATATCCGCATATTTCATGGCGGTAACACAATCTGATGCGTGTTCTGGCAAATTTACAATCCCCATACTCGCACCGACGAAGACTTGATGGCCCTGTAAATTAAATGGCAGAGATAAGGCGTCAATAATCCCTTGAGCCTTTTTCTCGATAACTGGCCGTGAGACATCGCCTTCTAGAACGATAACGAACTCATCTCCGCCTTGACGCGCAACCATTGATTGATTTTGAGTTTCATCTTTTAATCTTCTAGCCACATTGACAAGCAGCTCATCACCAACATCATGACCCAGAGAGTCATTGACGTATTTAAAGCGATCAAGATCAAGGTATATTAATACAATCGGCGCCGGTAACGTTTGCGCTCTATCTAATTTACTGATCAAATACTGTTCAAAGCGAGTTCGATTCGGCAGCAATGTTTGAGCATCGTAGTAGGCTAATTGTTTTAATTGTACTTGAGCTTTTTTAGACTCTGATATGTCACTAAAAATAACAAGATAATTGGTTAATACCCCTTCATCATCAAAATAAGCCTCTAATGAAAGCCATAAAGTTTTTCCCAAAAGGCGCTCATCCTGAAAATTTACTTCTCCTGACCATTTTTGATCTGAGTACACCCTCATCCATATTTCGTTGTTAGACAGCTCATGGGTAAAAACTGAAGATAAACGACTGTTTACATTTTCTGAAAAAGCCCTTTCTTCAAGGTCTAATATCTCGGCTGCAGCCGTATTAAAATCCAGCACATTGTGATTTCTATCCATCAAAATATTCCCTTGAAAAGATGAATGGAAAAATTGTGAAGATAGCTTAATTCGGTTTATCGAGTCTTTGTCTTTGGTGATGTCTTTAAGCAAACCTAGCAATCGTGGCGGCATATGTTGTGTTTTTTTCTCAAAGCCGCCTTGAACACTAACGTAATGCTCTTTCCCTCTCGGAGTGATAAATCGGTGCTCTACCTGAAAAACACTTTTGTAGGATAGTGAATTAGAAATGGATTTATCGACTTTTTCTCTTTCATTTTCAGGGATACAGGATAAATACCGCTCAATACTCCAATGAGAATCATCACTCGGCAAACCAAATAAAGTAAGTAGACCTTTAGAAAGGGTTATCGTATTAGTGGTTAGGTCTAATGACCAAGCCCCCATTTGAGACAACTTGTGGGCCTGCAATAAATCATGTTGAGATTGTTCAAGGACCTTCTGACTTTTTACCAATTGGGTTATGTCATTAATGCAATATAAGCGACCGATATTCTCTCCCTGAAAATATCGAATTCTACATTCATATTCTAACAACCGGCCATCTTTTAACTCTAATACCCCAGAACGATTCTCTGAAGATGACGCATCTTCAAGAACTTTACTTGTAAAACCATCAGGATCAAGAACTAATGCTAAAATATGCTCAACACAACTGACCTGATCGATTTCACCAGCCCATTCTTCAGGTAAACACCACACATTTTTAAATTCATCATTAAAAATAAAAGTATCACTGCCAATTTCCGTCACCAACATGGCGTCTCTAGCCGCATTAAATGTGGCTTCAAATAAGTGATTACTGAGTTCTAACCGCTCATACCGTTGGACCAATTCAGTTGTTGTCAACTCAAGAGAGTTTTTTAGAAAGCCATTTTGTTTCTCTAAATCATCTATATAGGCACGTAATTCTTCTATAAATGCCGTTCGATCACCTAATCCCTTATCCAATAAGTGCTTGTTTAGTATACTATTTAATGTCTCACTCATTAAAAATAACGCCTTAGAGTACAGCTAGAGAAAAAGTCTAAAATAGTATTCATTTTCATCGCCTCATATCAATTTTTATAATAATTTTTTAAGCCAGTCATCATAATACAAAGCATCTCATAATGAGGATTAAAAAAGTACACTTACAGTCAAAAATTAACAACGCCTTTAGACAATTCGATTTAATTATTTTTACATCATTACTTTAAACAAAATAATCTCAAAATCAATTAAAGAATTTTAATTAACATAGTAAATTTGAAGACCTAAAATTAATAATAACACAGCTAAAAATCATCTTACGAATTACAATAAATCATCTAATAGAAACAAGTAAAAATATAAATAATGAAATTAACAGAGAATCTAAAAGCATTAAGTTATTGTTTCTTTTTATCTGGTTCTAGAACGAGATCCGCCTTAGATCTTAGTTTAGTTTTACTACGAATTGCATCAAACGGATCAGATTGTGGCTTTGATGAGTCGTCAGCGGCCTTGCTTAATGACGTTTTGTCTGGAGAAGATGTTTTGTAAAAGAATCGTTTTTTGGACCTAATCTGAGAAGGTTTTTTTGACGGTGACGTTTTAGTTTTGAGAATAGTATTAACAAAAATGAACAGTCCCGCTGCCAGCAGAAATACAACCCATTTGATAATAAACGACACAGCAAGATAGCTTGTATCATTGTTTAATTGGCTGTATTGAACAAAATCCTGATGGATTTGTTCAATCATCCACAGGGAAAAGAGCAAAGCGACTAAAGAAATAATGACACGCTTATATTTTTTCCAAACAAAAGTAACAAAGGTAAGGCGGAAAATTTGATTCATCATAAACTAACCAAAAAGACTGATCCCGAGTAGAGCAAGAACAGCTAAAAGCCCTTTCTCCTTCACTTCAGATTTTATTTTCTGCTCCTCTTCTTGAACGACAACTTCAAGATCTTCCTCACTCATCTCTTCCGCTTTTCTCCCTGCGAGTACAATTCGAGTCTTGGCCCTCGAAATTGCTTTTTCCCGAAGTATTTTTCGATATTTTTTTGTGATTGACGTTAGCATATTGTCGCTCTTGAACAGATTAAACACATACAGTCAGTAAGATACCATAAACCCATCAGCTTTTAAGAATGTAAAAGTAATAAAAAAGTAAAGATTCCCTTGGTACTCTATCTGTTTCCTAGCCGGAATTTTACCGTTAGTATTAAGAAAGGAAGACCGTTCAATGAGTATGATTTTAAACCTGAGACCTAGGTCATTATGCAACCAACCGCCATCGACATTTTAATACTAAACGAAAACTGGGCTGATTTATCAGAGGCGCTCGACAATATTGATCGAGAAAACATGATCGCTCATAGTTTTTACGCTAATAGCATTCTCATCGCTTATGGAAAAGGCACAGAAAACAACCTTCCAAAAGCCATTTTAGAGTTAAAAAAAGCACTTAATTTAGACCATAATAACTCACTCTACAAAACGATTTTATCGACCATGTTATTGCAGTCGAGTGAAGTAGAGGAAGCTCAACGTTATGCCCTTGAAGCGTGCAAAACATCCCCAAAAGACCCAACAACCTATATGGCCCTAGCGCGCTCTTTTTTAGCCCAGAAGCAAAATGATAAAGCCTATAATGTTTTTAAACGAGCGCTATCCTATACACCAAAATCTCATCAGAGTTTAAGGTCAGATATCCAAACAAACCTTCTAAAGCTGCCGGCATTATGGAATACGCCCTTAATCGGAAAGCGACTAACGTTAGCTAGGGTATCAGACGATCACTTCGATTATTTACTAAAGATAAGAAATAATGATGTCTTTAGAAATAAATACAACATGTTCCATAAAACCTCTGTTGAAGCGGTAAATGAAAGCATCGCCCTTTCACAGAAAAGTCCGTTAGAAACAAATAAAATAGAATGGATTATTGAGCAAGACGCTCAGCCAGTAGGACTCGCTTCCTTGGTAGATATTAATTTTTTAAATTCCAGAGCGGAACTTCTTATTGGTTTTCCAGATAAAGGAAATGGATGGCAGTCTCTGGAAGCGACTCTTCTTGTGCTAGAATTTGCGTTTAAACAAGCTGGGCTTTTTAAAGTGTATAGCTATGTTTACTCAGATAATATGAGTAGTCAAAATAACACTCTTCACTTAGGCTTTACTCAAGAAGGAACATTAAGGTCCCATGTGAAGAGGCCGGGGACAGATGAGTGGCTTGATTTAATCGTAAATGGTTGCTTAGCCCATGAGTTTTATAACAATATAAAGCTGATAAAACTGTTTAAACGTGTTCTTGGAAGAGAACTGCTCGAAAACGCATTACCTTAGAGTAAAGAATGCTAACTACAGACGATACCAACCCACATTCGCTCCCACCTGTAATCGCTGGCCCCATACTGCGAAAAACAACATCAAATGAAGTCACTTTATGGCTCGCTACCAGTATCGCATTCACCCCTACCTGTTCTTTAAAGTACAAAGAGGCTGAGCTGTCTGCTGAGAATAAAGCACTGCACGTTACACAAAGGTGTATGCGCCTAGGAAAACATCTTTTCTTACATTTCATCCACATTATTCCAAAAGACTCTTTACCTTACGACACTTGGATTAATTACAATATTAGTTTGCAAGAAACACCATCCAGTAAGATCTATGCCATGTCTGACTGGGCTTCCGATTTGTATTACCAAAACAAAAATGCCTTTGGCTTTATTTTACAAAATACAGTATCAAAACTATTACATGGATCATGCCGTAAGCCGCATTTCAATAGTCATCACAATACCGATGGACTAAAAATAGTAGATGATTTGCTGGCATCGTCAACCGTTAATGATTGGCCTTCGTTGCTTATTTTGTCAGGGGATCAAATTTATGCGGATGATGTGGCTGGACCAATGTTGCATGCAGTACATCAAGTTATTGAAGCACTGGGGTTGTCTAGTGAACAGCTAGAAGGATCTGACCTGTCAGACGATTCAGAACTTCATTCTAATAAAGCTTACTATTACAAAAGACAGGAACTTTTACCTCATTCTAAAAAAACCAAAGACCTACGTAAGCAGTTTTTTGGCGGCGTAAAAAAACCCGTTTTTACATCTGATACAGCCGATAATCACTTAATGACCTTAAGTGAAATGATCGCCATGTACTTACTGGTTTGGTCCCCTACATGTTGGCGTTTTGTCACTTTAGAATGCCCTCAACAAATAGTGTCCGCAGAAGAGAAAGCGCTTTATGATAAAGAAAAAGCCATTATTTTAAATTTCAAAGCAGACCTATTCAAAGTACAAAGGGCAATGGCTCATCTTCCAACCGCCATGATATTTGATGACCATGATGTAACTGACGATTGGAACCTGAATTTAGCTTGGGAAGAATCAGCTTATGAAAATCCACTTTCTAGACGAATAATAGGCAATGCCCTCATCGCGTATTTACTGTTTCAAGGATGGGGGAATAAACCAAGTGCATTTGATGATACCAAAATGAATGCGCTCGACGCTCTTTTTAATGATAATACACAAAAACGGCATGATAACGTTATAACGGAGTTACTCAATTTTGATAATTGGCATTATGAATGGTCTACTTCTCCGCCATTAGTCGTACTGGATACTCGAACTCGCAGATGGGTCTCTGAAAACAAACCGAACCGCCCATCTGGGTTAATGGATTGGGAGGCACTTACTGATTTACAACACACTCTGATCAATAATCAAAACGCCGTTATACTCGTTTCTCCTGCGCCTATTTTTGGCGTTAAACTTATTGAAACTGTACAGAGGGTTTTCACTTGGTTTGGTCACCCATTGATGGTGGATGCAGAAAACTGGATGGCTCATCCTGGTTCCGCCTATGCCTTGATGAATCTATTTAGACACCCAAAAACACCACACAACTTCGTTATTTTATCCGGTGATGTTCACTACTCCTTTGTCTACGACATTACTCTAAAAGGTCGCAAAAACAGCCCTAATATTTGGCAAATCACCAGCAGTGGCATTAAAAACGAATTCCCAACCACATTACTCAACTGGTTTGATCGATTAAATCGCTGGCTTTATGCACCTTGGTCGCCTTTGAATTGGTTTACAAAAAGAAGAGGAATGTGGGTTTCAGCGAGAAAACCCAGCAATGCATCAAAGGGTGAACGGCTGGTGAATCATTCAGGTATTGGTTTGGTGATTTTGAATGAAAAAGGACAACCAATTCACATTAGTCAAATTAGTGATATAGATAACCCAATTGAATTTAAAAAACGATCATCCGAAAAGCAGTTTGAATAATGCAGACTCCTTAATACGGATACCCTCTAATTCCAACGCTCCAACTAGCAAACACAAGATGGATAACTCCTTAATACAAAAAGTAATAATCCTTGGCATGCTATAGAGTTTACGCTGAGTTAAGCAAATCGCCTTCAAACCATAGCACACAATTTTTACCCTTTTTCTTTGACAGATACAGCATCTTATCAGCGGCGCTAAATAGGCTACCAACATCATCACTCAATCTTGGAATATAAGTCACTCCGCCAGCACTTATGGTGACTGTGTTACATTTTTTGTCTTTATTGATAGTATGCGGCAACTCAGAAACGTCCTTTACACATTCAGTAACCACTTCCATTGCGTATTCTTTATCACACTCCGGCAATAATACAACAAACTCTTCTCCTCCATATCGTGCAACCAGATCGACAGGCCGCTCAAAATGATTCGACAAGACTTTAGCCACTCGCTGTAACACCTTATCGCCTTCAGCATGCCCATGCTGGTCATTAAATTTTTTAAAATCATCTATGTCTATCACGACCAAAGAAAGAGGGGATTTTGCAACTAGGGCCTCGTCCCACTTTTTTTGCAGTTTTTCTTGATACTTTCTTCTGTTGGCCAGTGATGTTAAAGGGTCTATATTGGCAAGGTACTCTAACATTCGTCTTTGCTTAGCCAATTGTAAGTGTAAATTAATTCTGGCTTTTATAATTTCAGTATTAAACGGTTTATGAATGTAATCACTTGCGCCTAGCAACAATCCTTTTTCTTCATGCATGGCATCATTTAAAGCCGTAATAAAGATAACTGGGATAGCACACGTTCTGACATCACGGCTTAAAACTTCCATAGTTTCAAATCCATCCATATCAGGCATTAGGATATCAAGTAAAATTAAATCAGGCTTTACCTCAATGGCTTTTCTTATCCCTTGTGCACCACTTTTTGCCAGTGTCACATTCACATCATTGCGTAAAATATCGCCTATAATTTTTAGATTAATTTTTTCATCATCAATTACTAGGACCCGTTGCGTTTCAATCATGGATCGATACCTTGCATTTTATCTAGCAAATCTTGAGCAATAATGGCCGCTCTTTCGTACTCAACTTCCTCCACATTCCAAACAAGCTCACCTACTTGGCTTACATACTCGGTATTAGCAACCAATGAATGTAACGTATCGAAATAATGTTCGGCGGCAAAATCGGAGTTTTTTAACAGTGGTAAGAGTTGAACTAACACCTTTTGAAT includes:
- a CDS encoding flavin reductase family protein translates to MFFDFDNLTANQRYHLITQTITPRPIAWILTKNDSGSINLAPFSYFNAIGSDPALLVVSIGNKSETIGKDTKVNLLREKECVLHIPSEALAEAVNMSASSLPYGESEIDLCELSLAPFSDSLPRVAEAKVALHCRLYDVHTVGDSAFEAFYLEIIGMHVENDIVTQEGHHTFIDSTMLKPLGRLGGNDFAAFGGKITIKRPS
- a CDS encoding cyclic nucleotide-binding domain-containing protein translates to MDVANIVRQLPFLENTSESIIERIISMARLVTLTKDNVLIKHSDQGNTLYFLVEGKVSISIPSKETKEEHEVGSISETNTPIGWSALRYPSRYATTFTTLEDTTLISLPIVDLKTLLDNELEFGNQFLHFVYQTCLSVLADIQNKTKPFFSNESLAFEETRPFIKDDLSNHNFAKAKEILDASSFFESFTESDITLFAKASQQLLVHQGDIISQQNQYADGLYFLLNGKVIVRYQTETGDILTTRTISRKSALLGWCTTDKDILNRTSMIASRDSTILYISREDVRQILLANASLNIKYWYRLIWLVGTHLLAARMRYLSQTSNNEVFAVTNVVEQNAALLPVTSPLYKIGELLKSPVTTDEAFGLLYKSLHFGNMLERTISGMCLDILRDVQRENGFYRHLQRAYDEITQLPSDTPATDVRRKSVSLFEQAFHQVPYVIKGLENLPKKPGSLFIYNHLSHSSSTCLPNGFQFPLDAQFISSMILDKQYGVAGVRVVRRSQKNELWRDDYYKRFGNLFVNSWESLDSDEELNQLFLQAGQAVIKSNTPLLIAPEGRSFSTDESPGEMRSSIFELAASMGTEEPWIVPIAVAHFDKRVDHTVYSVVIKPAFKLSSSIDITKPDAVQTFVQDYKTTFRGYVEEAIQLAAEISTTPDLSSQEGYRSNVKKLNQLEVEFESDVRELEFRLSKNPDDANPVAFYGSTTIRNWPDLSSQLGRNDIVNLGFSAATLEACVYYFERIVLPQKPRSIVLYAGDNDIGNLHSSNRVLELYIELLQKIDSHLPHIPVTIISIKPSLSRSPQYDTITKTNEGLRRLAKTRPNTEYLDLFSLLLDRSGTIKTNLFEDDLLHLNTRGYKIWSKQVKSLQHFIFDRMTE
- a CDS encoding exopolyphosphatase; amino-acid sequence: MTDSKFRLVTRSDFDGLVCAVLLKDLDLIDDILFVHPKDMQDGKINITSNDITTNLPYVPGCHIAFDHHLSETVRNDKNISNHVIDPNAPSAARVVYDYYGGLERFPNISTDMMDAVDKGDAAQFSEEEVLNPTDWVLMNFIMDARTGLGRFREFKVSNYQLMMHLIDCCKDMDIKEILQLDDVAERVELYNKHNVLAKEQIARCATRHKNLIVLDLTQEETIYATNRFVIYAMYPDCNISIHKMWGLKQQNTVYAIGKSILNRSSNTNVGELCLQYDGGGHLNAGTCQVDNDKADSVLIELIQKINADG
- a CDS encoding bifunctional diguanylate cyclase/phosphodiesterase produces the protein MSETLNSILNKHLLDKGLGDRTAFIEELRAYIDDLEKQNGFLKNSLELTTTELVQRYERLELSNHLFEATFNAARDAMLVTEIGSDTFIFNDEFKNVWCLPEEWAGEIDQVSCVEHILALVLDPDGFTSKVLEDASSSENRSGVLELKDGRLLEYECRIRYFQGENIGRLYCINDITQLVKSQKVLEQSQHDLLQAHKLSQMGAWSLDLTTNTITLSKGLLTLFGLPSDDSHWSIERYLSCIPENEREKVDKSISNSLSYKSVFQVEHRFITPRGKEHYVSVQGGFEKKTQHMPPRLLGLLKDITKDKDSINRIKLSSQFFHSSFQGNILMDRNHNVLDFNTAAAEILDLEERAFSENVNSRLSSVFTHELSNNEIWMRVYSDQKWSGEVNFQDERLLGKTLWLSLEAYFDDEGVLTNYLVIFSDISESKKAQVQLKQLAYYDAQTLLPNRTRFEQYLISKLDRAQTLPAPIVLIYLDLDRFKYVNDSLGHDVGDELLVNVARRLKDETQNQSMVARQGGDEFVIVLEGDVSRPVIEKKAQGIIDALSLPFNLQGHQVFVGASMGIVNLPEHASDCVTAMKYADIALYKAKNAGKGCYRFWHNEFLKEATPDRMLIESLLREGIKKDQLVLFYQPIVDASTGNIRSLEALVRWNHPEKGMIPPDDFIPIAEETNLIQYLDDWVIHEVARQQKEWKRKGLRLCPVSINISASHISLPSLLRTFEALMQEQPYLVNLLQVEVTETAMMMDPDNATLVLNQLFRMGVTSSIDDFGSGYTSLGYLKKLNADVLKIDRSFIDGITTDNFDHDVAKAIIALAVSMSMKVVAEGVENQAQWSMLKEFGCDYLQGYYFYRPMVSDKVYELLKRNQDKEV